The following are from one region of the Harpia harpyja isolate bHarHar1 chromosome 4, bHarHar1 primary haplotype, whole genome shotgun sequence genome:
- the LOC128141247 gene encoding feather keratin 1-like, which yields MEAVRVGYFALEVNLLENYCPRAVTVGLGQCRSSIKVGPSPLSLIRSCRLHLLGNKLFLRTQDMSCYNQCLPCQPCGPTPLANSCNEPCVRQCQDSTVVIQPSSVVVTLPGPILSSFPQSTAVGSSTSAAVGSILSSEGVPISSGGFGLSGFGSRYCGRTCLPC from the exons ATGGAGGCAGTCAGG GTAGGATATTTTGCTTTGGAGGTGAATCTGTTGGAAAATTACTGCCCGCGTGCAGTGACTGTGGGCCTGGGGCAGTGCAGGAGCAGTATAAAAGTGGgcccttctcctctctctctcatccGCTCCTGTCGCCTGCATCTCCTTGGGAACAAG ttGTTCCTCCGGACccaagacatgtcctgctacaaccagtgcctgccctgccagccctgcggcccgaccccgctggccaacagctgcaatgagccctgcgtcaggcagtgccaggactccaccgtcgtcatccagccctcctccgtggtggtgaccctgcccggccccatcctcagctccttcccacagagCACCGCCGTGGGatcctccacctccgctgccgttggcagcatcctcagctctgaggGAGTGCCCATCTCCTCTGGGGGCTTTGGCCTCTCCGGCTTTGGCAGCCGCTACTGCGGCAGGACGTGCCTCCCCTGCTAA
- the LOC128141248 gene encoding uncharacterized protein LOC128141248, producing the protein MLLTYLEEDFLVALHVLCLIQRQVGFDFASTSPAYADSLANVLPRAKGIERKTAETFGTAWLPGDATASDRWSKPREREEREARGTSLKRAAFGCSADVGYFAVEVSLLENYCPRAVTVGLGRCRSGIKVGPSPHSLIHSSRLHLLGNKVHLRTQDMSCYNQCLPCQPCGPTPLANSCNEPCVRQCQDSTVVIQPSPVVVTLPGPILSSFPQNTAVGSSTSAAVGSILSSEGVPISSGGFGLSGFGSRYCGRTCLPC; encoded by the exons ATGCTGCTGACCTACCTAGAAGAAGACTTTCTTGTTGCCCTCCACGTGCTTTGCCTGATTCAACGCCAGGTGGGCTTTGATTTTGCTAGCACCAGCCCCGCATACGCAGACAGCCTGGCAAATGTGCTCCCCAGAGCAAAGGGCATCGAGAGGAAGACAGCTGAAACCTTTGGCACGGCCTGGCTGCCTGGAGATGCCACAGCTAGTGACCGCTGGAGCAAGccgagagagagggaggagagagaagcacgTGGCACGTCCTTGAAAAGAGCAGCCTTTGGGTGCTCTGCTGAC GTAGGATATTTTGCTGTGGAGGTGAGTCTTTTGGAAAATTACTGCCCGCGTGCAGTGACTGTGGGCCTGGGGCGGTGCAGGAGCGGTATAAAAGTGGGCCCTTCTCCTCACTCTCTCATCCACTCCTCTCGCCTCCATCTCCTTGGGAACAAG gtgcacctccggacccaagacatgtcctgctacaaccagtgcctgccctgccagccctgcggcccgaccccgctggccaacagctgcaatgagccctgcgtcaggcagtgccaggactccaccgtcgtcatccagccctcccccgtggtggtgaccctgcccggccccatcctcagctccttcccacagaacaccgccgtgggctcctccacctccgctgccgttggcagcatcctcagctctgaggGAGTGCCCATCTCCTCCGGGGGCTTTGGCCTCTCTGGCTTTGGCAGCCGCTACTGCGGCAGGACATGCCTCCCCTGCTAA